A single Cyclopterus lumpus isolate fCycLum1 chromosome 3, fCycLum1.pri, whole genome shotgun sequence DNA region contains:
- the ext2 gene encoding LOW QUALITY PROTEIN: exostosin-2 (The sequence of the model RefSeq protein was modified relative to this genomic sequence to represent the inferred CDS: deleted 1 base in 1 codon; substituted 1 base at 1 genomic stop codon), with product MYASGKYSSRGPALIPRMKTKHRIYYITLFSVVLLGLIATGMFQFWPHSIESAADWTLDKRSVHDAPLVHLPVSSPIPERGDLSCRMHTCFDVYRCGYNPKNKIKVYIYPLQKFVDELGVPISSTGLSREYNDLLSAISDSDFYTDDVTRACLFIPSTDVLNQNSLRIRETAQALAMLPRWDKGMNHLLFNMLPGGPPDYNTALDVPRDRALLAGGGFSTWTYRQGYDVSIPVYSPLSADVELPERQPGPRRYFILSSQTAIHREYRAELERLKEENGEALLLLDKCSNLSQGAASARKRCCKGQVYDYPHILQESSFCVVLRGARLGQAALSDVLQAGCVPVILADSYILPFSEVLDWKRASVVIPEEKLSEMYTILKNIPHRQVEEMQRQARWFWEAYFSSMKAIGLTTLQIINDRIYPYAARTYEQWNNPPVVKWSSVNSPLFLPLIPPRAPGFTAVVLTYDRVESLFRVITEISKVPSLAKLLVVWNNQNKSPPEESLWPKIGVPLKVVRTKENKLSNRFFPYDEIETEAVLAIDDDIIMLTSDELQFGYEVWREFPDRLVGYPGRLHLWDHEMGKWKYESEWTNEVSMVLTGAAFYTRXHGKSYFNYLYTYKMPGDIKNWVDAHMNCEDIAMNFLVANITGKAPIKVTPRKKFKCPECTAIDGLSLDQTHMVERSECINKFASVFGTMPLKVVEHRADPVLYKDDFPEKLKSFPNIGSL from the exons ATGTATGCCTCAGGGAAATACAGCTCGCGGGGCCCTGCTCTCATCCCGCGGATGAAAACCAAGCACCGCATCTATTACATCACGCTCTTCTCTGTGGTGCTGCTTGGCCTCATCGCCACCGGGATGTTTCAGTTCTGGCCCCACTCCATCGAGTCCGCAGCGGACTGGACCCTTGATAAACGCAGTGTTCACGACGCACCTCTGGTCCACCTCCCTGTCTCCAGTCCGATTCCTGAGAGGGGGGATCTCAGCTGTCGCATGCACACCTGTTTTGACGTGTACAGATGTGGCTACAATCCTAAAAACAAAATCAAG GTGTACATCTACCCTCTGCAGAAGTTTGTGGATGAATTGGGGGTTCCCATCAGCAGCACTGGACTGTCTCGAGAGTACAATGACCTGCTCAGTGCCATCTCTGACAGTGACTTTTACACTGACGACGTCACCAGGGCCTGTCTTTTTATCCCGTCTACTGATGTGCTGAACCAGAACTCCCTGCGAATCAGAGAGACTGCCCAGGCTCTGGCAATGCTACCCAG ATGGGACAAAGGGATGAATCACCTACTTTTCAACATGTTACCCGGAGGCCCTCCAGACTACAATACTGCTTTGGATGTGCCCAGAGACAG AGCGCTGCTGGCTGGAGGTGGTTTCTCTACATGGACCTACAGACAAGGTTATGATGTCAGCATTCCAGTTTACAGCCCCCTCTCTGCAGATGTTGAGCTGCCTGAGAGACAACCAGG GCCACGGCGCTACTTCATTCTGTCTTCTCAAACTGCTATCCACCGAGAGTACCGTGCTGAACTGGAGCGCTTGAAGGAAGAAAATGGAGAAGCGCTGCTCCTCCTGGACAAGTGTAGCAACCTCTCTCAGGGTGCCGCCTCTGCACGAAAACGCTGCTGCAAGGGGCAGGTGTACGACTACCCACATATCCTGCAG GAGTCTTCATTCTGTGTGGTTTTGCGCGGGGCGCGTTTGGGACAGGCTGCCCTCAGTGATGTGCTGCAAGCCGGCTGTGTCCCCGTCATCCTGGCTGACTCCTACATTCTGCCATTCTCTGAAGTACTCGACTGGAAAAG GGCATCTGTGGTGATTCCAGAGGAGAAGCTGTCAGAGATGTACACCATCCTAAAGAATATTCCTCATAGACAAGTCGAAGAGATGCAAAGACAG GCACGCTGGTTCTGGGAGGCCTACTTCAGCTCCATGAAGGCTATTGGCTTGACAACGCTCCAGATCATCAATGATCGCATCTACCCTTATGCTGCACGGACGTATGAGCAGTGGAACAATCCACCCGTGGTG AAGTGGTCCAGTGTGAACAGCCCTCTGTTCTTGCCACTTATCCCACCAAGAGCACCTGGGTTCACTGCAGTGGTGCTGACCTACGATCGTGTTGAGAGTCTTTTCCGGGTCATCACAGAAATCTCTAAGGTGCCGAGCTTGGCTAAGCTGCTGGTGGTGTGGAATAACCAGAACAAGAGTCCTCCTGAGG AGTCTCTTTGGCCAAAGATCGGTGTTCCTCTCAAAGTAGTGCGAACGAAAGAGAACAAGCTGAGTAACCGCTTCTTCCCCTACGACGAGATCGAGACAGAAGCTGTGCTAGCGATcgatgatgacatcatcatgctGACA TCTGATGAACTGCAGTTTGGCTACGAG GTATGGAGGGAGTTCCCAGACAGGCTGGTGGGCTACCCAGGACGGCTGCACCTTTGGGACCATGAAATGGGGAAGTGGAAGTATGAATCGGAGTGGACTAACGAGGTCTCCATGGTTCTAACTGGAGCCGCCTTCTACACAAGGTGACATGGGAAAAGT TACTTCAACTATTTGTACACATACAAGATGCCTGGAGACATCAAGAACTGGGTGGACGCGCACATGAACTGTGAAGATATTGCCATGAACTTCCTGGTGGCTAACATCACGGGCAAAGCGCCCATAAAG GTGACCCCCAGGAAGAAGTTCAAGTGCCCTGAGTGCACTGCCATTGATGGACTGTCCCTGGACCAGACGCACATGGTGGAGAG ATCTGAGTGCATCAACAAGTTTGCATCCGTTTTTGGTACGATGCCTCTGAAGGTGGTGGAACACCGTGCGGACCCTGTGCTCTATAAAGACGACTTTCCAGAGAAGCTCAAGAGCTTCCCCAACATCGGCAGCCTCTGA